From a region of the Sandaracinaceae bacterium genome:
- a CDS encoding SDR family oxidoreductase — protein sequence MPHALVVGGNRGIGLELVRQLLARSAPSWRVSVVCRSATPELAALAAEVHADIDVTSDAGLAVAESALAGQPVDLLVVVAGLLERNTLSALDVDSVRAQFEVNALAPLRLVAAFAGQIPEGGKVALLTSRMGSIADNDSGSHYGYRMSKAALNAAGKSLAIDLAPRKVAVGIYHPGYVRTRMTGNTGLIDADESARLLLLRIDELSPAESGVFRHANGERLPW from the coding sequence ATGCCTCACGCACTGGTGGTTGGTGGAAACCGTGGCATCGGCCTCGAGCTCGTTCGGCAGCTCCTGGCGCGCAGCGCTCCGTCATGGCGGGTCAGCGTGGTGTGCCGCAGCGCCACCCCCGAGCTCGCCGCGCTCGCGGCAGAAGTGCATGCCGACATCGACGTGACCAGCGACGCTGGGCTCGCGGTGGCCGAGAGCGCGCTCGCCGGGCAGCCGGTGGACCTGCTGGTGGTGGTGGCCGGCCTGCTCGAGCGCAACACGCTGAGCGCGCTCGACGTGGACTCCGTGCGGGCGCAGTTCGAGGTCAACGCGCTCGCGCCGCTGCGCCTGGTCGCGGCCTTCGCGGGGCAGATCCCCGAGGGTGGCAAGGTCGCGCTGCTCACCAGCCGCATGGGCTCCATCGCGGACAACGACAGCGGCTCGCACTACGGCTACCGCATGAGCAAGGCGGCCCTCAACGCGGCGGGCAAGTCGCTGGCCATCGACCTCGCGCCACGCAAGGTGGCCGTGGGCATCTACCACCCGGGCTACGTGCGCACGCGCATGACGGGCAACACGGGCCTCATCGACGCCGACGAGAGCGCCCGCCTGTTGCTGTTGCGCATCGACGAGCTGAGCCCGGCCGAGAGCGGGGTCTTCCGCCACGCCAACGGGGAGCGGCTGCCGTGGTGA
- a CDS encoding chlorite dismutase family protein has translation MSDPDSFNPSLRPPAAEPGRPREAALPNIDVFEKGASIDGVPQTMDRRLYMQLLVFHAREGADLAQLTMLLSSALAGCGVGAVVYEDVNDPRGLAVLTYSEDATQFVTHVRPALAQSQLSALTLRPEFTMLGRTYSSGYEQDLGHWILDRPRHTVQHDGWDWAVWYPLRRSGAFELLPGREKGEILREHATIGRAYGGADLAHDVRLACHGLDTNDNEFVIGLVGKTLHPLSHVVQTMRGTKQTSTYISQMGPFFVGHVCARHPLAGDLAPQASEG, from the coding sequence ATGTCCGACCCCGACAGCTTCAACCCGTCCCTCCGCCCTCCTGCCGCCGAGCCGGGTCGCCCGCGTGAGGCGGCGCTGCCCAACATCGACGTGTTCGAGAAGGGCGCCAGCATCGACGGAGTGCCGCAGACCATGGACCGGCGGCTCTACATGCAGCTGCTGGTGTTCCACGCGCGCGAGGGGGCCGACCTTGCGCAGCTGACCATGCTGCTGTCCTCGGCGCTCGCGGGCTGTGGCGTCGGGGCGGTGGTCTACGAGGACGTCAACGACCCGCGCGGCCTGGCCGTGCTCACCTACAGCGAAGACGCCACGCAGTTCGTGACCCACGTGCGCCCTGCGCTCGCTCAGTCGCAGCTCTCGGCGCTCACCCTGCGGCCCGAGTTCACCATGCTGGGCCGCACTTACAGCAGCGGCTACGAGCAGGACCTGGGCCACTGGATCCTGGACCGCCCGCGGCACACCGTGCAGCACGACGGCTGGGACTGGGCCGTGTGGTATCCGCTGCGCCGCAGCGGCGCGTTCGAGCTGCTTCCCGGTCGCGAGAAGGGTGAGATCCTGCGCGAGCACGCCACCATCGGTCGCGCTTACGGCGGCGCCGACCTGGCCCATGACGTGCGCCTCGCGTGCCACGGCCTCGACACCAACGACAACGAGTTCGTGATCGGCCTGGTGGGCAAGACGCTGCACCCGCTCTCGCACGTGGTGCAGACCATGCGCGGCACCAAGCAGACCTCCACGTACATCTCGCAGATGGGGCCCTTCTTCGTGGGGCACGTCTGCGCGCGTCATCCGCTCGCGGGCGACCTCGCGCCCCAGGCTTCGGAGGGCTGA
- the aroC gene encoding chorismate synthase, translating to MAGNSFGQAFRITTAGESHGPGNVVIVDGCPPGIPLSVDDLLVDLDRRKPGQSKIVTQRKESDTPEILAGVFEGLTTGTSIAILVRNEDQRSRDYSDIADLYRPGHADFTFDAKYGARDYRGGGRSSARETVARVAAGVIAKKLIARAFGGEVLGYVVQVGDLVAQVDPDTVTLDAVEQLPDGSPNITRCPDAAVSAQMVELIQAVRKDQDSIGGVAEVVARNVPAGLGEPAFGKLKADLGAALFSLPAVLGVEYGIGFRAATMRGSENNDTFVREGDVTRTRTNRHGGMLGGISSGMPIVLRAVVKPTSSLSREQETVRRDGQAATIATRGRHDPCLLPRFVPMAEAMVAIVLADHWLRHQGQTRAF from the coding sequence GTGGCGGGCAACAGCTTCGGCCAGGCGTTCCGCATCACCACGGCTGGCGAGAGCCACGGGCCGGGCAATGTCGTCATCGTGGATGGCTGCCCGCCGGGCATCCCGCTCAGCGTAGACGACCTGTTGGTGGACCTCGACCGGCGCAAGCCGGGTCAGAGCAAGATCGTCACGCAGCGCAAGGAGTCGGACACCCCCGAGATCCTGGCGGGCGTGTTCGAGGGCCTCACCACGGGCACGTCCATCGCCATCCTGGTGCGCAATGAGGACCAGCGCAGCCGGGACTACTCGGACATCGCGGACCTCTATCGCCCCGGCCACGCCGACTTCACGTTCGACGCCAAGTACGGCGCGCGTGACTACCGCGGTGGCGGGCGCAGCAGCGCGCGCGAGACGGTGGCCCGTGTGGCGGCTGGGGTCATCGCCAAGAAGCTCATCGCGCGCGCGTTCGGCGGCGAGGTGCTGGGCTACGTGGTGCAGGTGGGTGACCTGGTGGCCCAGGTGGACCCGGACACGGTCACGCTCGACGCGGTGGAGCAGCTGCCCGACGGCAGCCCCAACATCACGCGCTGCCCCGACGCTGCAGTGAGTGCCCAGATGGTGGAGCTCATCCAGGCGGTCCGCAAAGACCAAGACAGCATCGGCGGCGTGGCCGAGGTCGTGGCGCGCAACGTGCCCGCGGGCCTCGGCGAGCCCGCCTTCGGCAAGCTCAAGGCCGACCTCGGCGCGGCGCTGTTCTCGCTGCCGGCGGTGCTGGGCGTGGAGTACGGCATCGGCTTCCGCGCGGCCACCATGCGCGGCTCCGAAAACAACGACACCTTCGTGCGCGAGGGAGACGTCACGCGCACCCGCACCAACCGCCACGGCGGCATGCTGGGCGGCATCAGTAGCGGCATGCCCATCGTGCTGCGGGCGGTGGTGAAGCCCACTAGCAGCCTCTCGCGCGAGCAGGAGACGGTGCGGCGCGACGGCCAGGCCGCCACCATCGCCACGCGCGGCCGCCATGACCCGTGTCTGCTGCCGCGCTTCGTGCCCATGGCCGAGGCCATGGTGGCCATCGTGCTGGCGGACCACTGGCTGCGTCACCAGGGCCAGACGCGCGCGTTCTAG